GACGAGAAGTGATGCAGACCCGTCCGGGTTCGATTCCATCTTCACGTCGACGGGCGATACGATCGTAACGGTATGACCCTGAGGTCCGGCGTTCCATTCGATGCCGCCGCTGATCCACGCGCCACGCATCGCAATGAGAGCAGGCTTGATCTCGTTGTTTTTGTGGTACATCTCTTCGTTGGTCGTCTTGTCGAATACAGAGTGGATGCGTCCGCCGAGCTCAGGGATACACGTAACACGCAGATATTCGTTTTCCAGGACAAGTGTTCGGTAGGTGCGATCGCTCTTTTCGGGACCAAGAAGATCCTGCCGCGTGTAAGGATAGTAAATAGACGCTTCCAACTGATTGAAAACCGGATTCACATCGTCGTACCAGGGATACGTTGGAAGTGTGATGGTGCCCTCTTTAGTCTCGACAGGAGCACCTGCGGCAGCCTGCGCGAAGCACGGCGCGCACGCAAGGAGCAGGAGAGCGAGTCCAACCATGACAGCGGCGCACAACCCAATCGCCGGGCTATTGGAATCGGCATTAACGTACTTACTGTCCACGATATAACCTCCCCATTAGGCTACTGCACAGACGAGGGCGCGTCCGCAGCCGTCGGCGCCCCGAATATGGAACGGCCTGTCGTCAGACCGGTCGACTATATTGACATCATTCACCTGCGTGGAACAATGAACTTGGCGGTACCGGCTGGCGCTCGATTCCAGGGCCTTCGAAAGACAATTCCAGCGCCTCATTGCCGCCGCTTTCGAAATACTCGACGCGAATAGGATAGTAGCCCGCCTTGAGGAGAATGGCTCCTGGCTTGCTTACTGCCCCATGCTGACCGTCGTTGTTGACGAGTTCTTTGTCCGCTACGAATAATTTGCTGCCGTCGTTCGATTTGCAGTAGAAGACATAGAGGCCATCGACTGGAGCCTGCACAAAGCCTTCGAAAACGAGAGCGAATTGCTCGCGGCGTTTCGTAGCGCTGAGGCTGATATCCGTCGCAATCCCTTGTTCGACGGGTTGAATCGTCGAGAAATCCGGCAGCACCTGCCATAGTCCTTCGTAGCACTTGAATGCGATACCTGGAACCGGCTTCGCTACGGATACCGGTGACGCCTCGCCAATATTCACCACGTTCTTAAGGGACTCGATGTCCTTCTTGTAGTCGGCAAGTGCGCCGCCTTCACGGTGCTGGGCAACGCCGCAACGTTCGGCGACTTCGAAGAATCGGTCGCAACGTTTACTGAACTCAGGATTGAGCCCAATTTTGCCTGACGTCTGATCGTACGCGTAAATGGTAGGGCCTTGTGCCCGCATGCGTTCAATGAACGCATAGTCGATCGGCATGCGCGCGATTTGAACACGATCCAGAACGGCAGGATCATTCGCGGCGGCGGCGATTGCCTCGTCCCAGAGCTTGTCCGCCTGCTCCAACACGCCGTCATTCAGCAGCGGATGCGATGGGCCAATCCAGATATTCATGTGGAGATTGTCTTTCTCCACTTTGTCGTGAATGAGGTCGATGTACCGGCGAATCGGACCGGCGGCGGGGCCATAGACCGCCTCCAGGAATTCGTTGATAGCCGTGTCTTCGTCGTACTCGGGATTCCACAGAAATTTCGCGCCAAGGTACCCGCTCAACTCGGACAATTCGCCGTGCAGGGTGGTGTAGACATCCTGCTCAAAGATCCCGCGCACATTGTGTGCCACGTAGAACTTGATGTTGTCATTACGCACGCGCAAGCTCGGGAACGGCGTAAAGTAGTTTGAGAATGACGTGTCGTAGTTCCAGACCCACAGACGATTGCACTTCTTTGACCACTCTTTGACATCCTGCACAAA
This is a stretch of genomic DNA from Candidatus Hydrogenedentota bacterium. It encodes these proteins:
- a CDS encoding DUF4838 domain-containing protein, which gives rise to MRRVTWIAVIGGILLLAGCAHGVPRCGKPFVVAKNAQAQCRIVIREDAPPSTQYAAEELQRFLGEITSAQIQVVRDNKTPEHTLLLAGIESHLPALRKTDIQKLGKEGYVIDCSSAGIVISGGEPRGVLYGVYGLLEDHLGCRWFTTTVSRIPKSMSLEIKPFRERVIPVMEYREPFVADCFDGDWCARNRMNSSSGRLEEKHGGKVTYFGFVHTFDGLVPPEQYFDAHPEYFSLIDGKRLKEGSQLCCTNEDVVRIVTEEIRKRMREHPEATVFSVSQNDRHNPCQCDKCQAIAKQEGTELGPVLYLVNRVADAVKDEFPDKLIDTLAYQYTRKAPKTMRPAPNVIIRLCSIECCFSHPFETCDEKDNINFVQDVKEWSKKCNRLWVWNYDTSFSNYFTPFPSLRVRNDNIKFYVAHNVRGIFEQDVYTTLHGELSELSGYLGAKFLWNPEYDEDTAINEFLEAVYGPAAGPIRRYIDLIHDKVEKDNLHMNIWIGPSHPLLNDGVLEQADKLWDEAIAAAANDPAVLDRVQIARMPIDYAFIERMRAQGPTIYAYDQTSGKIGLNPEFSKRCDRFFEVAERCGVAQHREGGALADYKKDIESLKNVVNIGEASPVSVAKPVPGIAFKCYEGLWQVLPDFSTIQPVEQGIATDISLSATKRREQFALVFEGFVQAPVDGLYVFYCKSNDGSKLFVADKELVNNDGQHGAVSKPGAILLKAGYYPIRVEYFESGGNEALELSFEGPGIERQPVPPSSLFHAGE